The genomic DNA AGCACTCAGCACCCTGACTGAATCAGGTTTAGCCGGCATTGTCATCCGCATTCTGTTTGTGCTAACTCAAAATCAGTAGCAGAATTTCCTTCTTTCCGTTGGTTGAATCCGGATAACGCCATACTGACAAATGATTTTTAATTGCTTAATCGACGTTGGTGTTCATCTTGTTTAGCTAGTGTTTCTATTACCATCGTGCCTTCAGCACACGACCGTCGTCACACCACGTAACGATTAATGGTTACACTGCTCTTGCTAATAGATAACCCCCTTGGATCACCAGATAAGCTCACCACACAATTGTTAGATTAATTGTTTGATGCACCAAAAAAGCGCTTAGTACCGGGTAACAAGTTACCACCTGCACAGCGCGCGTTGGCTTATACAAATGCTGATTTCAGTATTTTCTGATATCTAATGTCCATCTATAAGTATACTAGTATTAAATCAGAAGTAAAATCAACCGTTTTAGGACGCCTAGCCCTTGCTTATCAAGGGTCATACCGATTTTTACGGTCTAATTTTTCTGAAACTATTCAAAAGTTTTCGTAATAATTAGTTTTTAGTTTAGAATCATTCTTATCTGTTTCAATTAAATCGATTTCATGTTATTCTTGTAACAAGTAAAAAACGCCATCATCCAAAAGGAGGGAACTGCATGCGACACTACTATAAATTGATATTAACAGTCAGCGTCGGTATCATTGCGGTTGTTTTACAGTTTGGGCTCCACTATCAATTAGCAGCGCAAATCATCATTACATTAATGGGGTCATTAATGGCACTGTCAATGTTAGTTGAGATGATCAAAACCCTGCGTTCAGGCAAATATGGAGTTGATCTATTAGCGATTACGGCCATTGTTGCAACGTTAGCCGTTGGTGAATATTGGGCTAGCCTAGTCGTTCTAATTATGCTTACTGGGGGGGACTCATTAGAAGACTATGCGGCCAAACGGGCTAATACAGAATTGAAAGCCTTGCTCGATAATTCACCACGCGTTGCGCACCGCTTAGTTGCCGGCCAATTAACCGACATTGCCGTTGAGGATGCTCAAATCGGCGACCAACTAGTCGTCAAGCCTGGTGAGCTAGTCCCAGTAGACGGACACCTCATTCAAGGAACGGCACTCTTTGATGAATCATCATTGACGGGTGAATCTAAGCCAGTCGATAAACACGTCGGTGATGACATTATGTCCGGGGCGGTCAACGGCGACAGTGCCGTCACGATGGTTGTCGATAAATTAGCCATTGACAGTCAATACCAACAATTAGTTAAATTGGTCAAAGAATCCGAATCACGGCCAGCAAAATTCGTACGACTAGCTGATCGGTATGCTGTCCCATTCACTTTAGTCGCATACATCATCGCTGGAGTGGCTTGGGCATTTAGTGGTGATCCCCACCGCTTTGCTGAAGTCTTGGTCGTGGCTTCACCCTGTCCATTGATCCTTGCCGCACCGGTTGCGCTCGTCTCAGGAATGAGTCGGACGAGTCGTAATGGGATCGTCGTCAAAACTGGTGATATGCTAGAAAAATTATCCACGGCCAAGTCTGCCGCATTTGATAAAACCGGCACAATTACCAGTGGTCAATTAACAGTTAATCAAATCGTGCCTCAGCCTGGTTTTACTGCCGAACAAATCCTACACCTCGCAGCTAGCGCTGAACAAAACTCAAGTCATATTC from Lactiplantibacillus paraplantarum includes the following:
- a CDS encoding heavy metal translocating P-type ATPase: MRHYYKLILTVSVGIIAVVLQFGLHYQLAAQIIITLMGSLMALSMLVEMIKTLRSGKYGVDLLAITAIVATLAVGEYWASLVVLIMLTGGDSLEDYAAKRANTELKALLDNSPRVAHRLVAGQLTDIAVEDAQIGDQLVVKPGELVPVDGHLIQGTALFDESSLTGESKPVDKHVGDDIMSGAVNGDSAVTMVVDKLAIDSQYQQLVKLVKESESRPAKFVRLADRYAVPFTLVAYIIAGVAWAFSGDPHRFAEVLVVASPCPLILAAPVALVSGMSRTSRNGIVVKTGDMLEKLSTAKSAAFDKTGTITSGQLTVNQIVPQPGFTAEQILHLAASAEQNSSHILARSLVKYAHAISLSPATQLEEVTGNGVTATIDQQQVKVGKLKFVAPATTDKPLATTTIYVGIDDQYAGYITFIDNVRPEAAATLQALHTEGVQNVMMLTGDQQAIADHIAESVGIDTVAADLLPADKIAHLKAVLASERPVIMVGDGVNDAPSLAVADVGIAMGAHGSTAASESADVVILKDDLSRVVTAVRIAKDTMQVAKQAVWIGIAICTILMLIASTGIIPALFGAMLQEVVDTVSILWALRALRDRPQPVITPTKPMTKDVN